One part of the Pannonibacter sp. XCT-53 genome encodes these proteins:
- a CDS encoding ABC transporter ATP-binding protein: protein MNTAAHLHTATPQARDARARPVIDIEKLSLTFETNDGPVHALSNIDLKIDEGDFVSFIGPSGCGKTTLLRVIADLEQPTGGRIAVNGMSPEEARLKRAYGYVFQAAALYPWRTIADNVALPLEIMGLDPKERAERVARNMELVNLKGFEKKYPWQLSGGMQQRASIARALAVEPKLLLMDEPFGALDEIVRDHLNDQLHQLWAKTNKTVVFVTHSIPEAVYLSTKIVVLCPRPGRIYDVIESDLPRARTLDIRETPEFLKVAHRVREGLKAGHSYED from the coding sequence ATGAACACTGCGGCGCACCTTCACACCGCCACCCCGCAGGCCAGGGATGCCAGGGCGAGGCCCGTGATCGACATCGAGAAGCTGTCGCTGACCTTCGAGACCAACGACGGGCCGGTGCATGCCCTCTCCAACATTGACCTGAAGATCGACGAAGGCGATTTCGTCTCCTTCATCGGCCCCTCGGGCTGCGGCAAGACCACGCTGCTGCGCGTCATTGCCGATCTGGAGCAGCCGACCGGCGGCAGGATCGCCGTCAACGGCATGAGCCCGGAGGAGGCACGGCTGAAACGGGCCTATGGCTACGTGTTCCAGGCGGCCGCGCTCTATCCCTGGCGGACGATTGCCGACAATGTCGCCCTGCCGCTCGAGATCATGGGGCTTGATCCGAAGGAGCGCGCGGAGCGCGTCGCGCGCAACATGGAGCTGGTCAACCTCAAGGGCTTCGAGAAGAAGTACCCCTGGCAGCTCTCCGGCGGCATGCAGCAGCGCGCCTCCATTGCCCGCGCGCTTGCCGTCGAGCCGAAGCTGCTGCTGATGGACGAGCCCTTTGGCGCCCTCGACGAGATCGTGCGCGATCACCTCAATGACCAGCTGCACCAGCTCTGGGCCAAGACCAACAAGACGGTGGTCTTCGTCACCCACTCGATCCCGGAGGCGGTCTATCTCTCCACCAAGATCGTCGTTCTCTGTCCGCGGCCGGGCCGGATCTACGACGTGATCGAGAGTGATCTGCCCCGCGCCCGCACGCTCGACATCCGCGAGACACCGGAGTTCCTGAAGGTCGCCCATCGTGTCCGCGAGGGCCTGAAGGCAGGGCATTCCTATGAGGACTGA